Genomic segment of Saccharomyces cerevisiae S288C chromosome XV, complete sequence:
GGCATTTCGTTACCAGAAGAGGTCTTGACAATGTCAACGTAACCTGGAACTTCTAGCTTACCTTGTCTTTGCAAGAAAGAAGCGTAAGCATTAATGAAATCTTGAGCAGCAACGTCTCTgtagaaaacaaaatcaaaacaaaaaagttaTTGTTAGTAAATGATAcagtttaaaaaaaatactttcatTAACCATTACGTTTCATGAGAACTTATCGGAAGGAATTGAAATCCTAGTAATAACAAAGAGCAAATAGCACCACTACCCTTAATCTccctcttcttccatatATTTACACATTGCACTCATTCGCGAAATTTgatcaatattttgtttcaatTATTATGGGACAGTTGATATATCATTGATTTAACCATGGGTGCTATTTAACTTGACGAAGAAGTACTTTGCTTGCGTGTCTATGCTGCTGGAATGACTGCGTTTTATTTCCATCTAACCACTCGAAACATATAGTAATAATCATTATGATATGTCATTTTTACGTACCTAACGGAAACACCTGGCATTTTTACTCTATTTGTCGATCGTATCACTTCGCTTTCAAGCtaaaatattaataaaCGCACCGGGGTATTAGATATACAACCCAtagttttcttcatttcaCCTATATCTTTCCGGTATCTCAATAGGGCTTTTGCAAACAAGGCCGAACCTcacattgaaaaatttcacgGCGTTCTGCAATCCCGATCATAagaaatgtaaaaaaataaaaggcCGCCAGAACGGTTTTATATAAATGTACGGGTTGAACGAACGTCACATGTGTACGGATGTAGTTGTGTCACGGTATCATGGTTAGAGACACAGTATATGAAGATTGAAAACGGAAGAATTTATTATGAAAGTTTTCAACTATGGTCTAGCCTATTGATGGTGTAGCAAATATTCTAGTGTTAACTTTGACTCACTTTATGAACTAAATGCGTTATTGATCGCCAGTAAAAATTATGTAGTTTGAAAGAAACGATTGAAAGTGTATGTAGTTTATGAATTACAAATGagtaacaataaaaaagtaaatatgaaattttcatttcagTTAACTTACACCTTGAAACCCTTAGATCTTCTTCTACCTCTAGCTCTTTCGAACTTTCTACCGGTGGACAAGATTCTTGGAGCCTTACCCTTGTGTGGACCCATACCGAAGTGTCTGACAGCTTCTCTGGAGTTTCTTGGACCTCTCAAGATCAAAGTGTTTTGACCCTTTGGAGCTCTGACAGCTAATTGATCCAAAGTGATACATTCACCACCAGCCTTAACAATCTTGGCTCTGGCACCAGCAGTGAATCTCAAAGCAGCAACAGTGGTCTTTGGGAATTCAAAGATTCTGGCATCGTCAGTAACAGTACCAACAACGACAACAGTCTTGTTAGCAGCACCTTCTTGCTTCAAAGCTCTAGCAATTCTAGAGACAGAAACAGGTGGTCTGTTGATCTTAGACAAGAACAAAGCCTTCAAGACAACCTTGTTGAATGGAGCATCAGTACGacctaaaaaaaaaaaatgaaaaaatgttagTAACTAATGGATCGAAGGACCGGAAAACAATAGTTTTCCGtacaaatatttcattaaattagaaaaagatTCTGCTCACTGGTTTGCAATACCGCACAAAACGTGATGTAAAAGAAACATATCGTTCCTCAAATATACCCGTTTGCACTCGCAGAATTTTAATACGTCTAGCTTCTTCTGGTATGACTATTTTAGCCAGATTCAGTTCAATAAATTGACCAATAATTTGTCACATCAGAAGCAAAGCTAGATGATCGCGAAAAACATTaaccaatatttttcagCAAACCATAACgaatatttatagaaaaCCAATGAACTTACCAAAGTTCAGGATAATCTATTATATTCAATGTAACAGAATCCTTCTAACCATAATTGGCGTTGGTTAAAACCCTTGATATTATTCTTGAACATACGAGCTAAGAAAGTGTATAATTTGACTAACAATTTCAAGTAGACATTGTCAGACTTTGGAGCAGTTCTGTGACCAGATCTCTTGTGTTGCTTGGAAGTGTGATCGATACCCATTGTGAATCCGTAAGCTTGATGATCTCTTCTTGTGATGGATCCAAAATGGCAGAATTGATGAATCTTCAACTCAATTTGTTTTAAATTATCTCATACAATATTCCTTGAGGAACCAGAATCTCACGGCAGCACCAAGTCAGAGAGAGTGCG
This window contains:
- the RPL18A gene encoding 60S ribosomal protein eL18 RPL18A (Ribosomal 60S subunit protein L18A; intron of RPL18A pre-mRNA forms stem-loop structures that are a target for Rnt1p cleavage leading to degradation; homologous to mammalian ribosomal protein L18, no bacterial homolog; RPL18A has a paralog, RPL18B, that arose from the whole genome duplication), producing MGIDHTSKQHKRSGHRTAPKSDNVYLKLLVKLYTFLARRTDAPFNKVVLKALFLSKINRPPVSVSRIARALKQEGAANKTVVVVGTVTDDARIFEFPKTTVAALRFTAGARAKIVKAGGECITLDQLAVRAPKGQNTLILRGPRNSREAVRHFGMGPHKGKAPRILSTGRKFERARGRRRSKGFKV